In the genome of Pseudomonas sp. B33.4, the window CTACCAACTGACCATCGATCAGGGCTTTGGAACCGAGTAACAGGCGATAGCGCATGGACTTGCGGCAGGCGAGAGTGAACTCGACCGGCCACACTCGATCTCCAAGGGCCAGGGTGGTGCTGATCACGTAGCGCACCTGCGCATGGCCGTTGGAGCTTTTAATGGTTTTGCGGGTTACCAGTGGAGCTTCGCAGCGACGGTGACGCAACTGCACCACCGTGCCCAGGTGCGCGGTGAAACGCACCCATTTCTCACCGTCACGCTCGAACGGCTCGATGTCGGTGGCATGCAGGCTGGAGGTGCTGGCGCCGGTGTCGATTTTCGCCCGCAGGCCCGCGACTCCCAAATTCGGGAGCGCCACCCACTCGCGCAGACCGACAACGGTCAAATGGTCAAATGTCTTCAATAGGAACAACCAACGATTAACGCTTCCAAGCCTCAGGTGTTACCTGGGCCAATGCTTTGAATGCAGGTCTGGCGAACCAGTAGCCTTGCATCAGAAATATTCCACAGTCCGCCAGGAAGTCCCGTTCACCGGCGCTCTCAATGCCTTCGGCAATGACTGTAACGTCCAACTCCGCACAGATTGTGACAATCCCCCGGACGATCGCCTGACGAACACGGTCTTGATCGACATCGCGGATCAGCGCCATGTCGAGTTTGATCAGGTCCGGTTGGAAATCAGCCAGCAGATTGAGCCCCGAATAACCGGCACCGAAATCATCGATGGCGGTCTTGAAGCCGAATTCGCGGTATTCACGCAGAATATTGGTCAAATGGCGATAGTTATCTACGTGCTCGCTTTCCAGTGTTTCGAAAATCAGTCGGTCAATCGGGAAATGGTGTTTTTTTGCCGCCTCCAGTGTGCTGCGAATGCACAGCTCTGGACGATAGACCGCGTTGGGCATGAAGTTGATCGACAAATGTGTCTGCATATTTAGATTGGCCGCGCCTTCGATGGCGCGGGTCCGGCAGAGCTGATCGAAACGGTAGCGGTTGTCTTCTGTAACTTGATCCAACAC includes:
- a CDS encoding EAL domain-containing protein, with the protein product MTKFPSSLTSNNTGCQGCQHSEPLGFDFAFAYQPIVDLRNQSVFAHEALVRGVRGEGALTVLDQVTEDNRYRFDQLCRTRAIEGAANLNMQTHLSINFMPNAVYRPELCIRSTLEAAKKHHFPIDRLIFETLESEHVDNYRHLTNILREYREFGFKTAIDDFGAGYSGLNLLADFQPDLIKLDMALIRDVDQDRVRQAIVRGIVTICAELDVTVIAEGIESAGERDFLADCGIFLMQGYWFARPAFKALAQVTPEAWKR
- a CDS encoding ATP-dependent zinc protease, yielding MGVAGLRAKIDTGASTSSLHATDIEPFERDGEKWVRFTAHLGTVVQLRHRRCEAPLVTRKTIKSSNGHAQVRYVISTTLALGDRVWPVEFTLACRKSMRYRLLLGSKALIDGQLVVNPGIKYVQDKPVFPVSTSSTGVA